The Thermoplasmatales archaeon genome contains the following window.
TGACTTCTTTTCTTTCTTTTTCCATAAAATACTTATTTTCTCCGCCAGAGGAAGCGGATATCACATGTTTTAAATCCCCAACAATTATCAGCTTATTTGCATTATTTTTTTCAATTAAAGACTCTATTCTTTTCAAAATATTAGATGTCTGGATTGGAATGTTTATGCCATGGAGGTGGTATTCAAATTCTATACCTAAATGTAGATCTGCTATCACAATTGCCTTTTCCTTTTTTATATAAAGAGCCCTTTCATTGATTAAGGGACATATCATGTTAACCTCACAAATTGTAAATAATATTTGAGAAAAGGAGATAGAGTGATATTCATAAGAAAAGGAAGAAAAATTATTCCCAGTATAAAAATCATCGAGAAGCCAACAAAGCGTGCAATTGCCCTTCCAATATTGTGCATTCCAAAGAATTCAAAAATTGAGGAAATTGCAATTCTTATAGGAAAGCCAATTAACGCAAAGGTGAAAATATAAAGGATTAATGAAAAGGAAAATTTTATAAAATTTTTTAAATCGAAGATATCAAGCCCAACAATTCTTTTAATTTCGCAATTCCAGAGGAATATTGAAATGCAGAAAAAGAAGATAGAGGAAGTTATAGAAAAACCGAGATAATCTTTATCTTCTTCAACCTGCTCTTTCTTAAAAAATAAGGAAAATATAAATATTATGAAGGAAAAAATCCAGATATAAATAAGCCATCTATAACTGAATTTTTCATAAAATTTATTATCTATGAAAATAGCTTTTGCTTCTCCATAGAATTTCTTTTCATTTGTACTATATTTTCCTTCTCCAGTGAAAAAAATAAAGGAAAAATTTTTGTTCTCTTTCACAAAAAAATTTCCATTTTTTGCAAGAACAAAACTTTTTGGCTCAATAGGCATCAAATTTTTTATTTCCATTTCCTTCTCGCTTTCATTCAAATAAATTATTTCATAGGGAAAGATAGTAATCTCTCCTTCAATCTCTCCCCTGATTATTTCATAAAATTTTTTTTCATCATCGAATGTGACATAGCATTCATTGCCTTGAAAATATGTTCTATTTGTAATGAACTTATCCGAAATAAAAATTTTATCGCATTTAAAATTTATTTTTTCTTCAAGATAAATCTCCTTTGTAGAATTTTTTATCTCCATGTTATTATAAACAGCGGTGAAATTTTTGGAAGAAATTGCGGAAGCAATGCCACTTATATTTCCAAAAAGCATCATTTCGCCTTTTATTTCAATTTTTGTAGAAGGATAAAATTTAATTCCCTCAGGAAAAACCTTTATGAAAATGAAGGAAGAAATCAGAAATATAAAAATTGATAAAGTTGTTATTTTAGCTCCTTTGCCCATGAAAATATATGTGTGTTTATAAATAAACTTAACTATTGGTTTAAAATTTCAAAAAAGAATTTATATGAGAAAAATATTTAGCAAAAAATGATAGATAAGCTATTTGGATTATATCAGTTGTCTTCGCAATTGATGCTTGCAAACTCCAGTGATGAGTTATATGAAACTTTCTCATCTATACTAAAGAATGTATTCAATTTCGATGCTTTTGAATTATTAATAAAAGAAGGAAATGAGTTAAAGGAGGCGAAGGTTGTTGGTTTATTTGAATTACCAGAGCCCTTGCTACTGAATGGCAATAAAGGTATAACTGTAGCATGTACAAAAGAGAAAAAAACGATATATGTGCCAGATGTATCTAAAGATAGCAGGTATATTGAGGGAGCAAAAGGAATGAAAAGTGAAGTTGCGGTGCCCATAATTTATAAAGATGAGTTGATCGGAGTTATAAATGTTGAGAGAAAAAAGATAAATGGGTTCACTGATGAAGATATAAAATTGCTTGAGATTTTCTCGAATATTTTGGCTACCGCGATTAAAAATCTTGAAATAAAAAATAAATTGGAGGGTTCTGAAAGAAAATACAGGAGCATTTTTGAGAACTCGGTTGAAGGAATATATAGAATTAAAGAGGGAAAACTTATCGAAGCAAACAAAGCGCTGGAGGAATTTTTTGGATATAGCGAAGAGGAACTAAAAAACATGGATCTGGAAGAACTGTATAGGAATCCAGAGGATAGAAAAAATTTTATTGAAAAATTAAAAAAGTATGGTTCAGTGAAGAATTATGAAGTTGAATATTTAAAAAAAGACGGCGAGATTGTAATAGGAAATGAATATGCAACACTTGTGAGGGAAGGAAATGAAGAATATGTAGATGGCATAATTCATGATATTACAAGCCTGAAGAAGGCACAGGAGGAGGCGGAATTCTTCAATGCCCTCCTGCGCCATGATGTCGCAAATAAGTTGCAGTTGATAATTGGGTATCTCGAAATAATGATGGAGGAAGAATTAAAGGAGGAACACAGGGAAATGATCGAGGCTGCTTTAAATTCCGCACTCTCCGCAAGCAAGATAATAGATAATGTGAGGAAATTGCAATTTTTGGAGAAGGAATGGGTAAAAAAGGATTTTGATATTGATAAATTTGTGGAAGATCTGATAAAAGAATATGGCAAGGATGCCAGGGAGAGGAATATAAATATAGAGCATGAAAAATATGGAAAAAAAATATTTTCAACGGAGCTTATCGGTGAAGTAATTTCAAACTTGCTCGGGAATGCGATATATCATTCAAAAGCAAAAAATATAAAGATAGGGGTTAGCGATGAAGGAAAGGAGATAAAAATATATGTGCGTGATGATGGAATTGGGATAAGTGAGGAATTGAAGAAAAATCTATTTAAAATGGGTGCAAAAGGAAAGGAAAGCAGGGGTAGCGGTTTAGGATTATATTTATCAAAAAGAATTGTTGAAAAGATGGGCGGGAGAATAGAGGTTAGAGATGCAGTGAAGGAAGGAAAGAATAAAGGAACCATATTCGAAATATATTTACCAAAATGATTTTTAATTCTCATACACATATAGGTGATGCCTTTATTTCTCTTGAAAAAAAATATAGTATAGAAGAACTTTTTGCTCCATATGGAATTAAACATAGAATGCTTGAAAAAGCAAGCGGGGAAGAGATTTTGAATGGTATAAAGAAAGCAATTGATATAATGGAAAAATGCGGAACAGATTTTTTTGTGGATTTCAGGGAAGGAGGAATTGAAGGAGTAAAAATACTCAAAGAAGCATTAAAAGGAAGGAAAATAAAAGCAATTATTCTCGGGAGACCAAAAAATTTTATTTATGACGAAAAAGAAATTGATGAATTGCTTGATATAAGTGATGGGATTGCTCTGAGCAGTGTATATGATTGGGATAAAAATGAAATTGAAATGGTTGCAAATCATGTTCATGAAAGAAAGAAAATTTTTGCAATTCATGCAAGTGAGGTAAGAAGGGAGGATGTAGAGCAAATAATTTCTTTAAAGCCAAAATTTGTTGTTCATCTATGCAAGGCAAGTGATGAGGACATTAAAAAAATAGTGAAGGAAAAGATAGGTGTTGTTATTTGCCCTCGCTCAAATTTTAATTTCAATTTATCCCCGCCTTTAGAGAAGCTAATTGAATATAAAGCAAATATAATGCTTGGAACTGACAATGCAATGATTGTTGAGCCAAATATATTTGAGGAGATGAAATTTCTTATAGAAAAATTTGATATTGAAGAGGAGAAAGCTTATGATATGATAAGCAAAAACCCATGTAAATTTTTTTTAAAATGAGGAAATTTTAAAAAAGATGATGTATTACATAAGGTAATGAATAAGCCAAAAAAGGAGCTTAAAGTTAAGGACTTAATGAATAAAAAGCCGATATATGCGGAGATACCTGGAAGTAGGGAAGATGTATTGAGAATATTTGGAAAGTATGAAGTAAGCAGTGTGCCTGTTGTTAAAGCGGGAACAAAAAAATTTGTTGGTATGATTACAAGGAATCGTATATTCGAAAATCCTGAAGAACAGCAACTAGCTTTGCTTGTGGATAAAAATCCTATTGTGCTTTCACCAGATGCAAGTGTTAAAAAGGCGGCGAAAATATTCTATGAGAATAGATTGCATGGTGTGCCTGTTGTAAAAAAAGATGAGCTCGTTGGAATGATCTCTCCCCCACATTTACTCTCCCTCCTAAAAGAAAAAACCGATAAGGTTGAAAAATATCTCTCACCCTTATGTGTGCCTCTATATCAGGAAACTCCTCTGCCAGCGGTTATGAAAATATTCAGGATAACAAACGCTCCCGCCCTGCCTGTTGTGGATGAAAATGGGGAACTTGTTGGGATAGTTTCAGATGGTGACCTTTTCACTTTCTCCCATTTGCAGGAAAGCGTGAAGAAATCAGACCTTGGCATAGGAGAAGACGAAGATATGTGGACTTGGGAGGGTATAAGAGATGTTATGCGCCTGTATTATGAAACTTCAAAAATTCAGCTCCCGCTTGTGCCAGTTAAAGAAGTGATGGTAAAAAAAGTAATAACCGCTTATATTAAATCAAAAATTTCTGATGTTGCAAAGAAAATGCTGGAAAATAGGATTGACCAGCTCCCGGTAATAAATGAAAATGA
Protein-coding sequences here:
- a CDS encoding PAS domain S-box protein, with the translated sequence MIDKLFGLYQLSSQLMLANSSDELYETFSSILKNVFNFDAFELLIKEGNELKEAKVVGLFELPEPLLLNGNKGITVACTKEKKTIYVPDVSKDSRYIEGAKGMKSEVAVPIIYKDELIGVINVERKKINGFTDEDIKLLEIFSNILATAIKNLEIKNKLEGSERKYRSIFENSVEGIYRIKEGKLIEANKALEEFFGYSEEELKNMDLEELYRNPEDRKNFIEKLKKYGSVKNYEVEYLKKDGEIVIGNEYATLVREGNEEYVDGIIHDITSLKKAQEEAEFFNALLRHDVANKLQLIIGYLEIMMEEELKEEHREMIEAALNSALSASKIIDNVRKLQFLEKEWVKKDFDIDKFVEDLIKEYGKDARERNINIEHEKYGKKIFSTELIGEVISNLLGNAIYHSKAKNIKIGVSDEGKEIKIYVRDDGIGISEELKKNLFKMGAKGKESRGSGLGLYLSKRIVEKMGGRIEVRDAVKEGKNKGTIFEIYLPK
- a CDS encoding amidohydrolase family protein — translated: MIFNSHTHIGDAFISLEKKYSIEELFAPYGIKHRMLEKASGEEILNGIKKAIDIMEKCGTDFFVDFREGGIEGVKILKEALKGRKIKAIILGRPKNFIYDEKEIDELLDISDGIALSSVYDWDKNEIEMVANHVHERKKIFAIHASEVRREDVEQIISLKPKFVVHLCKASDEDIKKIVKEKIGVVICPRSNFNFNLSPPLEKLIEYKANIMLGTDNAMIVEPNIFEEMKFLIEKFDIEEEKAYDMISKNPCKFFLK
- a CDS encoding CBS domain-containing protein produces the protein MNKPKKELKVKDLMNKKPIYAEIPGSREDVLRIFGKYEVSSVPVVKAGTKKFVGMITRNRIFENPEEQQLALLVDKNPIVLSPDASVKKAAKIFYENRLHGVPVVKKDELVGMISPPHLLSLLKEKTDKVEKYLSPLCVPLYQETPLPAVMKIFRITNAPALPVVDENGELVGIVSDGDLFTFSHLQESVKKSDLGIGEDEDMWTWEGIRDVMRLYYETSKIQLPLVPVKEVMVKKVITAYIKSKISDVAKKMLENRIDQLPVINENDELVGMVYDIDLMSSLI